A window from Gallus gallus isolate bGalGal1 chromosome 5, bGalGal1.mat.broiler.GRCg7b, whole genome shotgun sequence encodes these proteins:
- the BRMS1L gene encoding breast cancer metastasis-suppressor 1-like protein — MPVHSREKKENNHDEMEVDYGENEGSTSEEEETESSSVSEEGDSSEMDDEDCERRRMECLDEMSNLEKQFTDLKDQLYKERLSQVDAKLQEVIAGKAPEYLEPLAALQENMQIRTKVAGIYRELCLESVKNKYECEIQASRQHCESEKLLLYDTVQSELEEKIRRLEEDRHSIDITSELWNDELQSRKKRKDPFSPDKKKPVVVSGPYIVYMLQDLDILEDWTTIRKAMATLGPHRVKPEPPVKLEKHLHSARSEEGRLYYDGEWYGRGQTIYIDKKDECPTSAIITTINHDEVWFKRPDGSKSKLYISQLQKGKYSIKHNHN; from the exons ATGCCGGTCCACTCCCGGGAGAAGAAGGAGAACAACCACGATGAGATGGAGGTGGACTACGGGGAGAACGAGGGGAGCACctcggaggaggaggagaccGAGAGCTCGTCTGTGTCCGAGGAGGGGGACAGCTCAG AAATGGATGATGAAGACTGTGAGAGGAGACGAATGGAGTGTTTAGATGAAATGTCCAATCTTGAAAAGCAATTTACAGATCTCAAAGATCA GCTTTACAAAGAAAGATTAAGCCAAGTGGATGCAAAACTGCAAGAGGTCATAGCTGGAAAAGCACCTGAATATTTAGAACCATTGGCAGCATTACAAGAAAATATGCAAATCAGAACCAAGGTGGCAG GTATCTATAGGGAACTCTGTCTGGAATCTGTGAAGAACAAGTATGAATGTGAAATTCAAGCCTCTCGACAGCACTGTGAG AGTGAAAAGCTTCTGTTGTATGATACTGTACAAAGTGAACTAGAAGAGAAGATTAGAAGACTTGAAGAAGACAGACATAGCATTGACATTACCTCAG aattatGGAATGATGAGCTAcagtcaaggaaaaaaaggaaggatcCATTTAGTCCAGATAAGAAAAAGCCTGTGGTTGTATCAG GCCCCTATATAGTTTATATGTTACAAGACCTCGATATACTTGAAGACTGGACGACAATAAGGAAG gCAATGGCTACACTGGGGCCACACAGAGTAAAGCCGGAAC CACCTGTCAAATTAGAGAAACATCTACATAGTGCTAGATCTGAAGAAGGAAGACTGTATTATGATGGAGAGTGGTATGGACGTGGACAGACGATATACATTGATAAGAAAGATGAATGTCCTACAAG TGCCATAATTACAACAATTAACCACGATGAAGTTTGGTTCAAAAGACCGGATGGAAGCAAATCCAAGCTATAtatttctcagctacagaaaggaaaatattcaatAAAGCATAACCACAACTGA